A region of the Oceanispirochaeta sp. genome:
GGCTTATATTTCAAAACAGGTAAGCGAGAATTAAGAGCTTTTTTCTGAAATTCATCTCTGTAAAGAACTCCCAAAAAGTCCAGATTAACTCCCAGATAGTCCCTGACAGAAATAATCAGTCGGTCTACCTTCTGAATATCATCAGGATTATCCAGCATATTCATAACCAGCCGCGGCTGAAAGTGTTTCTTTTTTTCTTCAAAAAGATCCGCTCCTGCCGGATCCAGGTCTCTCAGCTTATCCAAGAGGCTGGAGAGGTAAACTTTTTGAAGAGAGACACCGTCTTTTCTGAGAGTCTCCAGATAAACTGTTGCCGGGGACTTTCTTTTAAATGATGCATAAAGCATCCTGAATAATACATTTTTAATAAAAAGGTAGGCATTCAAAGTAGCTGTCAGAGTTGGTGTGGTCACAATGATGCCACAGCCGGAAATGAGAAAAAAGTCCAGAATGGTATTACTCGAACCAGCCCCCAGATCCATAACCAGATAGTCTGCCTCAAGAGAACTTATCCGCTTTATAAGCCTGGTTTTCTGGGGAGTCGTAATACTCGCAGCACCGGGAGCT
Encoded here:
- a CDS encoding P-loop NTPase: MMQVIAVASGKGGVGKSLLASNMAIGLADNNKKVILADLDLGGSNLHLVIGQKASNIGLGSFINNPKQKIEDIIQETEYKNLRFISGEGEAPGAASITTPQKTRLIKRISSLEADYLVMDLGAGSSNTILDFFLISGCGIIVTTPTLTATLNAYLFIKNVLFRMLYASFKRKSPATVYLETLRKDGVSLQKVYLSSLLDKLRDLDPAGADLFEEKKKHFQPRLVMNMLDNPDDIQKVDRLIISVRDYLGVNLDFLGVLYRDEFQKKALNSRLPVLKYKP